Sequence from the Flexibacter flexilis DSM 6793 genome:
TAATATCTTAACTTCGCCACATACAATCAGTGTAAGTCCGAGTACAACGACGACATACAATTTGGTGAGTGTAAGTGATGCGAATTGTACGGGCACTGTATCAGGTAGTGCAACAGTAACAGTAAATCCGTTGCCAAATGTAATAGCTACCCCACCAAGTGATGCAATCTGTAGTGGGACAAGTACGAACATAGCATTGACGAGTGGTGTAGCGGGTGCTACGTTTAGCTGGACGGCATCAGGCATAAGTGGCAGTGTATCAGGTTTTTCAGCAGGCAGTGGCAGCACTATAGCTCAGACACTTACGGGCATTGGAGTAGTTCGTTATACAATTACGGCCACTGCAAATGGTTGTAGTGGAAGTACTATAACAGTAGATGTAACAGTGAAACAAGCTCCAACTGCGAGTTTGTCGGGTACAGGTAATATATGTGCTGGTGGCAGTGCGAGTTTAAGTGTGGTGTTGACGGGAACAGCCCCATGGAGTTTGGTGTATAATGACGGCACAGGAAATGTAACCGTAAATAATATATTGGTATCGCCACATACAATTAGTGTAAGTCCAAGTACAACGACGACATACAATTTGGTGAGTGTGAGTGATGCGAACTGTACAGGCACTGTTTCAGGTAGTGCGACAGTAACAGTAAAACCATTGCCAGTAATAACAGCGACACCATCTAGTGAGACATTGTGTAGTGGAGGAGCAACTAA
This genomic interval carries:
- a CDS encoding PKD-like domain-containing protein produces the protein ITVKPLPTATLSGVGTICSGASSSISIALTGSAPWNLVYNDGTGNVTVNNILTSPHTISVSPSTTTTYNLVSVSDANCTGTVSGSATVTVNPLPNVIATPPSDAICSGTSTNIALTSGVAGATFSWTASGISGSVSGFSAGSGSTIAQTLTGIGVVRYTITATANGCSGSTITVDVTVKQAPTASLSGTGNICAGGSASLSVVLTGTAPWSLVYNDGTGNVTVNNILVSPHTISVSPSTTTTYNLVSVSDANCTGTVSGSATVTVKPLPVITATPSSETLCSGGATNIALTSTVPTTTMSWTASLVSGTVSGFSAGSGSTIAQILTGSGVVRYTINSSANGCSGNTITVDVTVKPLPTASLSGTGNICSGGSANLSVVLTGSAPW